The Flavobacterium sp. 20NA77.7 genome includes the window TCAACACCATCTAAAATACCATTTAGTTGAATATCAATCAAAACCAAATCAAACTCTGTACTCTCTAAAATATTTAAAGCAGCATCATAATCTGTAACTCCATATATTGTCTCATAACCTTCATTTTTTAATATCAAACTAATATTTTTAGCTATTAACAATTCATCCTCAACAATTAAAATATTTGCTTTTTTCATTAACTAATTATTTATGTACAAAATTATAATTTTCATGTTGCAATTTACAGCAATTACTAATATTAAATTTAGTTAAACTACAAAAAGATGTATTTACATACATCTTTTTGGAATTTACTTAACTATATGTAATTTAAAAATTATATTCAAATTATTTAAAATATTCTAAGACATAATTATATGTACCTGCTGGATAAGTTTCAGTGAAAGGACCATATCCTGTTACCACATTGTTTGTAGCAGCAACTGTATCAAAAGATAAGATAGAATTTCTAAAAGTTTTACCATCTTTATATACTACAATTGAATAATAACCAGTCATACCTGTTGGTTTTGTTATTGTTACAATTGCATTCGTTCCATTCGCAGAAAAACTTCCAGAAATAGCGTATAATTGTTGTCCATTTATTTTTGTTGGTAAAACTATCTCTGTAGAAACAATATTACTAGAATCATTTGTCCAAGTACCATCTCCTCTTAAAAAAGTAGTTGCAGTAGCACCAGTTGGTAATTTTGCAATAGTTACTGCATTGTCTGCAATCTTGGCAGTGGTTACATTCGCATTTTTTATTTTTGTTGTTTCTACTGCATCATTTCCTAAATCACTAACTACAATAGTTCCATCAAGTATTTTTGCTGACGTAACTGCATCAGAAGCTATCTTAACATTTGTTATAGCATTATCTGCAAGTTTAATAGTTGTTATACCTGAATCATCTAATGAAACCACTCCTGAAGTAACATTAACTGGAGCTGTTCCTGTAACTGTAGCGTTTGATCCTGCTGGACCTGCTGGACCTTGAGGACCTGTTAATCCTATTGGACCTTGTGGACCTGTTGCTCCGTCTGCTCCTGCTGGACCTGCTGGACCTTGAGGACCTGTTAATCCTATTGGACCTTGAGGACCTGTTGCTCCTGCTGGACCTTGAGGACCTGCTGGACCTGTTAATCCTATTGGACCTTGTGGACCTGTTGCTCCGTCTGCTCCTGCTGGACCTGTTAATCCTATTAGACCTTGAGGACCTGTTGCTCCTGCTGGACCTGCTGGACCTTGAGGACCTGTTAATCCTATTGGACCTTGTGGACCTGTTGCTCCTGCTGGACCTGCTGGACCTGTTAATCCTATTGGACCTTGTGGACCTGTTGCTCCGTCTGCTCCTGCTGGACCTGCTGGACCTGCTGGACCTTGAGGACCTGCTGGACCTGTTAATCCTATTGGACCTGTTGCTCCGTCTGCTCCTGCTGGACCTGTTAATCCTATTGGACCTTGTGGACCTGTTGCTCCGTCTGCTCCTGCTGGACCTTGAGGACCTGCTGGACCTGTTAATCCTATTGGACCTTGAGGACCTGTTGCTCCGTCTGCTCCTGCTGGACCTGCTGGACCTTGAGGACCTGCTGGACCTGTTAATCCTATTGGACCTTGTGGACCTGTTGCTCCGTCTGCTCCTGCTGGACCTGTTAATCCTATTAGACCTTGAGGACCTGTTGCTCCTGCTGGACCTGCTGGACCTTGAGGACCTGTTAATCCTATTGGACCTTGTGGACCTGTTGCTCCTGCTGGACCTGCTGGACCTGTTAATCCTATTGGACCTTGTGGACCTGTTGCTCCGTCTGCTCCTGCTGGACCTGCTGGACCTGCTGGACCTTGAGGACCTGCTGGACCTGTTAATCCTATTGGACCTGTTGCTCCGTCTGCTCCTGCTGGACCTGCTGGACCTTGAGGACCTGCTGGACCTGTTAATCCTATTGGACCTTGTGGACCTGTTGCTCCGTCTGCTCCTGCTGGACCTTGAGGACCTGCTGGACCTGTTAATCCTATTGGACCTTGAGGACCTGTTGCTCCGTCTGCTCCTGCTGGACCTGCTGGACCTTGAGGACCTGCTGGACCTGTTAATCCTATTGGACCTTGTGGACCTGTTGCTCCGTCTGCTCCTGCTGGACCTTGAGGACCTGCTGGACCTGTTAATCCTATTGGACCTTGAGGACCTGTTGCTCCGTCTGCTCCTGCTGGACCTTGAGGACCTGTTAATCCTATTGGACCTTGTGGACCTGTTGCTCCGTCTGCTCCTGCTGGACCTGCTGGACCTTGAGGACCTGCTGGACCTGTTAATCCTATTGGACCTTGTGGACCTGTTGCTCCGTCTGCTCCTGCTGGACCTTGAGGACCTGTTAATCCTATTGGACCTTGTGGACCTGTTGCTCCGTCTGCTCCTGCTGGACCTGCTGGACCTTGAGGACCTGCTGGACCTGTTAATCCTATTGGACCTTGTGGACCTGTTGCTCCGTCTGCTCCTGCTGGACCTTGAGGACCTGCTGGACCTGTTAATCCTATTGGACCTTGAGGACCTGTTGCTCCGTCTGCTCCTGCTGGACCTTGAGGACCTGTTAATCCTATTGGACCTTGTGGACCTGTTGCTCCGTCTGCTCCTGCTGGACCTGCTGGACCTTGAGGACCTGTTAATCCTATTGGACCTTGTGGACCTGTTGCTCCGTCTGCTCCTGCTGGACCTGCTGGACCTGTTAATCCTATTGGACCTTGTGGACCTGTTGCTCCGTCTGCTCCTGCTGGACCTTGAGGACCTGCTGGACCTGTTAATCCTATTGGACCTTGAGGACCTGTTGCTCCGTCTGCTCCTGCTGGACCTTGAGGACCTGCTGGACCTGTTAATCCTATTGGACCTTGAGGACCTGTTGCTCCGTCTGCTCCTGCTGGACCTTGAGGACCTTGAGGACCTGTTAATCCTATTGGACCTTGTGGTCCCTGTGGCCCTGGCAATGAACTACCTGAAGTTTTTGCATACAAAGCATATGGAGTACTAAGCATTTGTGCAGTACCAATAATTGAGTAATTAACGCCACCCGTGGGATCAGTTTCTGTTTTAATGTAATAAGGACCATTTGCCCAGTTAATTGTAGAAAAAGTACCTGAAACAATTGTTCCAGTACCAATTTCTAAAGTAACTAATCCATTTATATTTGAACTAACAGATTGGGTTTCAACATAAACAGCATTTCCTGAAGCTGAACCTTGTAATATACTGATTTTCATACCAACACTTTGGTTTGTTACCAAACTGTTTGATGAATTCCTAATTACTGCTTGATAACTCATTTTTTCAGGCGCTTGTGCGTACACAAAAGTTCCAATCAAAAATTGTGTAAAAAAGACAATTTGTAAAATTTTTTTCATGATAGTCTTATTTGAATTAAAAATTATTATTTTTTTAAGATTTTAAAAGTTTTAATTTCTTTGTTTTTATCTAAAACTTTTAAAATATAGACCGCGGTTGATAAATCTTGCATTCTTAAAATCGTATCTTCAGAAGATATTTTATCTGACATGAGCAACTTACCATTAATATCAAATAATTGATAATTAAGTGTCTCAAAGTTCGTATTTTTAATATTTAAAGTTAAAATATCCGTAGTAGGATTAGGAAAAACATTAAGAGTTAGAAGATTGATATTAAAATTATCAATTCCTAACAGAGTTTGTATCTCATAAGGTTGTTGAACACCTTGTGAAACTGAACCTGAAGCTCCAAAATTAGTTGTATATATTGATTGAGCGACAGTAAAACTCAAACTTCCACCCGATCCACTTACAGTGGAACCAGCAGTAATTATTACATTTTGTCCATGTAATTGCAACACAACTAAAAATAAAATAATTTTAAAGATTTTAAACATAATTTATTATTGATTTAAGTATTAAGAATTAAAAAAGCTGACACATTGTGCATTAATTTTAAAATCATGTGCAATAATACTTAGAGAAATTAAAATCAAAATATTTAATAATAATTTTTAATATTGATAATTAATATAAATTATTAAAAAAATACATTATTTTAAATATGAGCTATTATACTTTT containing:
- a CDS encoding T9SS type A sorting domain-containing protein — its product is MFKIFKIILFLVVLQLHGQNVIITAGSTVSGSGGSLSFTVAQSIYTTNFGASGSVSQGVQQPYEIQTLLGIDNFNINLLTLNVFPNPTTDILTLNIKNTNFETLNYQLFDINGKLLMSDKISSEDTILRMQDLSTAVYILKVLDKNKEIKTFKILKK